One window of the Runella slithyformis DSM 19594 genome contains the following:
- a CDS encoding 3-keto-disaccharide hydrolase codes for MKFLHLLCAIALLSFNSFAQWKDLFNGKDLKGWVKKNGNAEYKIVNNTIVGVSQLNTPNSFLCTEQIYGDFVLELDVKVDAGLNSGIQIRSISDPSVMAGKVHGYQVEIDPGDRAWSGGIFDEGRNGWLYPLSVNPKGQKAFKMGQWNKYHIEAIGNSIKTWINGIPCTNLLDPQTARGFIALQVHQIKREEQVGLTVQWKNIRIATDNLKEVVIKGGEEAPEISYLINQLSENEQRKGWRLLWDGKTTNGWRLANDDKFPTVGWAIQDGVLKVLGTKKDTLLKSGDIITDKEFSNFELEMDFKVNTGGNSGLKYFVVEDRTKKPGTGLGPEFQILDDKVHPDAKMGVGGNRTTASLYDLITAENLSEGSKEKRMNAPGKWNKLRLVVKDGHVEHWLNNLKMVEYDRYSQIFRNLVAKSKYNTYPNFAQVPSGHILLQDHGDEVHFRSIKIREF; via the coding sequence ATGAAATTCCTTCATTTACTTTGCGCAATTGCCCTTCTTTCCTTCAACTCCTTTGCCCAATGGAAAGACCTTTTTAACGGAAAAGATTTAAAAGGTTGGGTAAAGAAAAACGGCAATGCCGAATACAAAATCGTCAATAACACCATTGTGGGTGTTTCTCAACTCAATACCCCTAATTCATTTTTGTGTACCGAACAGATCTACGGTGATTTTGTATTGGAACTGGACGTAAAAGTGGATGCCGGGCTAAACTCCGGTATCCAAATCAGAAGCATCAGCGACCCCTCCGTTATGGCCGGAAAAGTACACGGTTATCAGGTCGAGATCGACCCCGGCGACCGGGCTTGGTCGGGTGGTATTTTCGACGAAGGGCGTAACGGATGGCTGTATCCGTTGTCGGTAAATCCTAAAGGCCAAAAAGCGTTTAAAATGGGGCAATGGAATAAATACCACATCGAAGCCATCGGCAACAGCATTAAAACCTGGATAAACGGTATTCCGTGTACCAATCTTTTGGACCCTCAAACCGCTCGCGGATTTATTGCATTGCAGGTACATCAAATCAAACGAGAAGAGCAGGTAGGGCTGACGGTTCAATGGAAAAACATCAGAATCGCGACCGATAACCTGAAAGAGGTCGTTATCAAGGGAGGCGAAGAAGCGCCCGAAATTAGCTATTTAATTAATCAACTCTCTGAAAATGAGCAAAGAAAAGGCTGGCGTTTGCTGTGGGACGGTAAAACCACGAATGGCTGGCGATTGGCTAATGATGATAAGTTTCCAACGGTAGGATGGGCCATTCAGGACGGGGTATTGAAGGTATTGGGTACGAAAAAAGATACCTTGCTAAAAAGCGGAGACATCATTACCGACAAAGAATTTTCCAACTTTGAACTCGAAATGGATTTTAAAGTAAACACCGGCGGCAACAGTGGATTGAAGTATTTTGTGGTGGAAGACCGCACCAAAAAGCCGGGCACGGGTTTAGGCCCTGAGTTTCAGATTCTCGACGATAAAGTACACCCTGATGCCAAAATGGGTGTGGGCGGCAATCGTACCACGGCGTCGTTGTATGACTTAATCACTGCCGAAAACCTATCAGAAGGCAGCAAAGAAAAACGCATGAACGCGCCCGGCAAATGGAACAAATTGCGACTGGTAGTAAAAGACGGTCATGTAGAACATTGGCTCAACAATCTCAAAATGGTGGAGTACGACCGTTATTCGCAGATATTCCGCAATCTTGTGGCCAAGAGTAAATACAATACTTATCCCAATTTTGCACAGGTTCCTTCAGGACATATTCTTTTGCAGGATCATGGCGATGAAGTACATTTCAGAAGTATTAAAATCAGAGAGTTTTAG
- a CDS encoding TonB-dependent receptor has product MTFNSIKISSVILWILVGLLHQSYAQKKTIKLCEVSGTVRDSVTGQPVPTANLLINFGKVGIVTDTAGYFSYKLPVGTHSVIINRMGYRAFRTQFAVSRDTVLNIRIIQTANELEEVVITTQAVDQNITKPILGVAQLSIKTIKKLPAMMGEVDVMRSLQLLPGVTSVGEASNGVNVRGGTVDQNLILLDDTPILNPTHLFGLFSVFPPDAVAALDLYKGTTPARYGGRAAAVLDISMANPNVETFKLQGGIGPVSNRLTTEIPLIKGKLAVLVSGRASFNDFWFRLGPPRTRNIRGNFADGVVKMFYRFNSRNTITLSSYANYDFFQTEALGSINDIPASSSQFSFKTLNFSGKWYHSFGQKLDLQVVGVYSNYQPQTALPEIDSDNRITVGSAVLQRQVKINLNYLPNKNQKIELGGSVTHYRIAPGELNPGSNATITPIVLPTENAIEAALHIEDEIKLGSKTTLSVGTRYSHFVNLGPANVRYYRPQSVRDESEILTERTFESNEIIQTYGGFEPRLGLRQALGQGQRTSLKVGYNLMRQYLQVITNTTTPLPTSRWKTSDANIKPQISQLWTAGYFQNFYGNIYELSLEGYVRSTQNIVDYKPGADFLLRNNVETQLLQGKSQAYGFEIMTARKKGEVTGWISYTYSRVFNQINEGLGFNERINGGRPYPANFDRPHSLNLSLTVSPNKYHTFSFTFTYATGRPFTAPTGLLRNDGRFVPYFAERNNDRIKDYHRADLSWHIHNPREKQGKWHGDWVVSIYNLYGRRNQYSLFIQGEGTGFKTYELTILNAPFLSLTYNFGNDNKPMRL; this is encoded by the coding sequence ATGACTTTTAACTCTATCAAAATCAGCAGCGTTATTTTATGGATATTGGTAGGTTTATTGCACCAAAGTTATGCCCAGAAAAAAACCATTAAGCTCTGCGAAGTAAGCGGTACCGTACGCGATTCTGTCACAGGGCAGCCCGTACCTACTGCCAATTTGCTGATTAACTTTGGTAAAGTAGGTATTGTTACTGACACGGCAGGCTATTTTTCCTATAAACTTCCCGTAGGTACACATTCGGTTATCATCAATCGAATGGGCTACCGGGCATTCCGTACGCAGTTTGCTGTTTCCCGCGATACAGTACTGAATATTCGTATCATTCAAACAGCCAATGAGTTGGAAGAAGTAGTAATAACCACACAGGCTGTAGATCAAAACATCACCAAACCTATTTTGGGGGTGGCGCAATTGAGCATCAAAACTATCAAAAAACTGCCCGCTATGATGGGCGAAGTGGACGTTATGCGAAGTCTGCAACTGCTGCCGGGCGTTACGTCGGTGGGGGAGGCTTCCAACGGCGTAAACGTACGCGGTGGCACAGTAGATCAAAACCTCATCTTGCTCGACGATACCCCCATCTTAAACCCCACGCACTTGTTTGGACTATTTTCTGTGTTTCCACCCGATGCTGTAGCTGCTTTGGATTTATACAAAGGCACCACGCCCGCCCGTTATGGGGGCCGCGCAGCAGCTGTGTTGGATATTTCGATGGCCAACCCCAATGTCGAAACTTTCAAGTTGCAGGGCGGTATTGGGCCTGTTTCCAACCGCCTCACCACCGAAATACCGCTTATCAAGGGTAAATTGGCCGTTTTGGTGTCGGGCCGCGCTTCGTTCAATGATTTTTGGTTTAGACTAGGGCCACCGCGTACCCGCAACATTCGGGGCAACTTTGCCGATGGTGTGGTCAAAATGTTTTACCGCTTCAATTCACGCAACACCATCACGCTGTCGAGCTATGCCAATTACGATTTTTTTCAAACTGAGGCACTTGGCAGCATCAATGATATTCCGGCTTCATCGTCACAGTTTAGTTTCAAAACACTTAATTTTTCGGGCAAGTGGTACCATTCGTTTGGCCAAAAATTAGACTTGCAAGTGGTGGGCGTGTACAGCAATTATCAACCTCAGACTGCGTTGCCCGAGATAGACTCCGACAATAGGATTACCGTTGGATCTGCTGTATTGCAGCGACAAGTAAAGATTAATTTAAATTATTTGCCCAACAAAAACCAAAAAATAGAACTGGGCGGCAGCGTTACACACTACCGCATTGCTCCAGGCGAGCTAAACCCGGGCAGCAACGCGACTATTACGCCCATTGTGCTGCCTACCGAAAATGCCATAGAAGCCGCCCTTCACATCGAAGATGAGATAAAATTGGGCAGTAAAACTACCCTTTCAGTCGGTACGCGCTACTCCCATTTTGTGAATCTCGGCCCCGCCAACGTGCGCTATTACCGTCCCCAAAGTGTACGCGATGAGTCCGAAATACTAACTGAGCGCACTTTTGAGTCCAACGAAATCATCCAAACTTATGGGGGTTTCGAGCCGCGCCTGGGCTTGCGGCAAGCACTGGGCCAAGGTCAACGCACTTCCTTAAAAGTGGGGTACAACCTTATGCGACAGTATTTGCAGGTCATTACCAATACCACCACCCCGTTGCCTACCTCGCGTTGGAAAACCAGCGATGCCAACATAAAACCGCAAATAAGCCAACTTTGGACGGCGGGTTATTTTCAAAATTTTTACGGCAATATTTACGAACTATCGCTCGAAGGCTACGTGCGTAGCACCCAAAACATTGTAGATTATAAGCCCGGTGCAGATTTTCTGCTGCGCAACAACGTAGAAACCCAACTGCTGCAAGGCAAAAGCCAAGCGTATGGTTTTGAAATCATGACCGCCCGCAAAAAAGGGGAAGTTACGGGTTGGATAAGTTATACCTACTCGCGAGTGTTCAATCAAATAAATGAAGGATTGGGGTTTAACGAGCGCATCAATGGCGGGCGGCCATATCCTGCTAATTTTGACCGTCCTCACAGCCTCAATTTGTCGCTCACGGTCAGCCCCAACAAGTATCACACCTTTTCTTTCACATTTACCTACGCCACGGGACGACCTTTTACGGCCCCTACGGGCTTGCTTCGCAACGATGGGCGTTTTGTGCCTTATTTTGCCGAGCGTAACAATGACCGCATCAAAGACTATCACCGCGCAGACCTTTCATGGCACATTCATAACCCCCGCGAAAAACAAGGCAAATGGCACGGCGACTGGGTGGTATCTATTTATAATTTGTACGGTAGACGCAATCAATATTCACTGTTTATTCAGGGGGAAGGTACAGGTTTCAAAACGTATGAACTTACTATTTTGAATGCTCCGTTTTTATCCTTAACGTACAATTTTGGCAACGACAACAAACCTATGAGGTTGTAA